The Calliphora vicina chromosome 3, idCalVici1.1, whole genome shotgun sequence genome contains a region encoding:
- the LOC135955375 gene encoding putative uncharacterized protein DDB_G0271606 translates to MSCNLANIISTTQSFYVITSLQEFYKQRQHYFTSLHFKKPLIAQMAPQNLSLSITRAAPKSVAATKNMIQRRKPLPISPLSTNSHIITSSKPKSEAAKMQQQQPLQPQQKPLKPKPLLPHHQQQLQFQQQQHLQLQQHQQLQFEQQLQLRKHIHLQQQQALHIMPVQQPHLLQDNLQPTLLLQQLPLLPHQLLMQQEHQQLLLKQQHEQLMLKQQLQNQPQHRPLHLLLPPGQLLKLNNGHFIQLTPGQIMQLRIEQIPPQQLEQLKLQQAARKLQQKQQLQQLLQQQQLQQLQQKAPLQVQQNQPKQLQQQAAPLQLQQQKPCQLQPLQAQQQPHQLQKQQPLQQLQQQATLQVQQNKPKQLQQQAAALQVQQQKPSQLQPLQAQQQPQQLQQQAAPLQLQQQQPRHLQPQLPMQRYQPTPQWPKSCYLIYLHRAELKKRKKKSGRITRSKYQLSNELIRKNLINIHRCTPDYLETYCEHMNYQKVLSKEILRLKRTEFEEIETKQNRSNTKLQQRQMLPPFLEELERQQNEESDDDDEQQQYEKSDDDGIEASKENIKNSS, encoded by the coding sequence ATGTCCTGCAATTTGGCAAACATCATCAGTACAACTCAATCATTTTACGTAATCACATCGTTACAAGAGTTTTACAAACAAAGGCAACATTATTTTACatctttacattttaaaaagccGCTTATAGCTCAAATGGCACCTCAAAACTTATCTTTATCGATAACCAGGGCTGCACCAAAATCTGTGGCAGCCACAAAGAACATGATACAACGCCGAAAGCCATTACCAATCTCACCTTTATCGACAAACAGCCATATTATCACCAGTTCTAAACCAAAATCTGAAGCAGCCAagatgcaacaacaacaaccattaCAGCCTcaacaaaaaccattaaaacCTAAACCATTACTGCCTCATCACCAACAACAATTGCAGtttcagcaacaacaacacttaCAGCTTCAGCAACACCAACAACTCCAGTTTGAGCAACAATTACAGCTTCGGAAACACATACATCTTCAACAACAACAAGCATTGCACATTATGCCAGTACAGCAGCCCCATCTGCTACAAGATAATCTGCAACCTACGCTGTTACTGCAACAACTGCCGCTTCTACCACATCAACTTCTAATGCAACAAGAGCATCAGCAACTTCTACTAAAACAGCAACATGAGCAACTTATGTTAAAACAGCAACTCCAGAATCAACCACAACACCGACCATTGCACCTTCTGCTACCGCCAGGCCAGCTTCTGAAACTAAACAACGGACATTTTATCCAACTAACACCAGGACAAATTATGCAACTACGTATAGAGCAGATTCCGCCACAACAATTAGAGCAGCTTAAGCTACAACAGGCAGCACGGAAGCTTCAGCAAAAGCAACAATTACAGCAGCtcctgcaacaacaacaactacagcagCTTCAGCAAAAAGCACCACTACAGGTGCAACAAAACCAACCAAAGCAGCTTCAACAACAAGCTGCACCACTGCAGTTGCAGCAACAAAAACCATGTCAGCTTCAGCCACTACAGGCGCAACAACAACCACATCAGCTCCAGAAACAACAACCATTACAGCAGCTTCAGCAACAAGCTACACTACAGGTACAACAAAACAAACCAAAGCAGCTTCAACAACAAGCTGCAGCACTACAGGTGCAGCAACAAAAACCAAGTCAGCTTCAGCCACTACAGGCGCAACAACAACCACAGCAGCTACAGCAACAAGCTGCACCACTACAgttgcagcaacaacaaccacGTCATCTTCAGCCACAACTACCAATGCAACGTTATCAACCGACACCACAATGGCCAAAATCTTGCTACCTCATTTATTTACATCGTGCTGAGCTGAAAAAGCGTAAAAAGAAATCTGGACGCATAACTCGCTCCAAATACCAATTGTCAAATGAACTCATCAGAAAAAACTTGATAAATATTCATAGATGTACTCCAGATTATTTGGAAACTTATTGTGAGCACATGAATTACCAGAAGGTTTTGTCTAAAGAAATTCTACGCTTAAAACGAACTGAATTCGAGGAAATCGAAACAAAGCAAAATCGATCTAATACAAAATTGCAACAAAGACAAATGCTACCACCATTCCTGGAAGAGCTGGAACGACAACAAAATGAGGagagtgatgatgatgatgagcaGCAGCAATATGAGAAGAGTGATGATGATGGTATTGAAGCCagcaaagaaaatattaaaaactcgagttaa